atgatttttATAAGCATGATAATGAGGTACCAATAGATGCTAAGTATAAAATTCAGAATTGGGATTCACCGGAAGCTCTAGATTTTACGCTTTTCAGCAAAGAATTAGATATAATCAAACGAACTGGCAAAATAGCTACCAAACTTATCCATAATAACAACGTAGATGACccttttacaaaatttcaGATTGATAAAAAAGTTTGGGACGAGCTGAAGGCCAAGTATGATTCTATCGATGATAAAAATCTTGAGGTCGTTATTGTAGACGGATTCATGATTTTTAATAATACTGAAATATCgagaaaatttgatttgaaaatattagTGCGTGCCCCCTATGAagtattgaagaaaagaaggtcTTCAAGGAAGGGATATCAAACCTTGGAGTCCTTCTGGGTGGATCCGCCCTATTATTTCGATGAGTTTGTGTATAAATCATATCGTGAAAACCACGCCCAGTTATTTGTTGATGGGGACGTGGAAGGATTATTGGATCCAACAAAGGCGAAGGATATAAAAGAGTTTATAAATGATGAAGGGACaccaattgaaaaaccTTTAAAATGGGTTTGCCAAGAGATTTTAAATCTGTGTAAGGACTAAAAAAGCGACACAAAATCGATTGGAAAAGTAAAacgaaggaaaaaaaaatgaaacaacACAATGTAGTTTTGATAGATATGTTACATAATGAAATTCATTGAACGAAAACTTATAGCAGTAGcgttcaaatttttcagcattAGCAGTGTATTTTCACTTTGAAAGAGCGGGAAAGAAAGTGAAATAAGGATGGAAGAAAGCCTTTTTAAATGGAGGCCATCTAATCTGATAAAGAAAGTATTGTCTTtaccaatgaagaaaactaaaaatGACATTGGCTTGAAATTGGATGTCTCTTATATTTTATCCAATCTAATAGTCTGCTCATACCCGGTAAGCACTTATCCAAAACTACTTTATAGGAATAGTCTGAATGACCTGATGTTATTCTTGACAGTATACCATGGGAAAGGAAATTTTAgaatttttaatttcaGAGCCGAGAAGGAGGACAGTGactataaaaataaagactTAGTCGACATTGTTGCTAGATATGATAGCAGAGATTTAGAAATCCAAGAATTACGTTCGGCACTTGTTAATGATGGCAAGATACCGATATCGCCCATTGACCTCGAAACAAGGACTTTGGTGGAAGAAGACACCA
The Saccharomyces kudriavzevii IFO 1802 strain IFO1802 genome assembly, chromosome: 14 DNA segment above includes these coding regions:
- the NRK1 gene encoding ribosylnicotinamide kinase (similar to Saccharomyces cerevisiae NRK1 (YNL129W); ancestral locus Anc_2.140); the encoded protein is MTSKKVILVALSGCSSSGKTTIAKLTADLFTRATLIHEDDFYKHDNEVPIDAKYKIQNWDSPEALDFTLFSKELDIIKRTGKIATKLIHNNNVDDPFTKFQIDKKVWDELKAKYDSIDDKNLEVVIVDGFMIFNNTEISRKFDLKILVRAPYEVLKKRRSSRKGYQTLESFWVDPPYYFDEFVYKSYRENHAQLFVDGDVEGLLDPTKAKDIKEFINDEGTPIEKPLKWVCQEILNLCKD